GACGTGGCCGGACTCGCCGGGCCGAAAGAAGAGGTCGCGGAGATCGTCGAGTTCCTACGACGCCCCCAGAAGTTCACCCGTCTGGGGGGCGCCCTTCCCACCGGCGTTCTGCTCGTGGGGCCGCCTGGCACTGGGAAGACCCTCATGGCGAAGGCCGTTGCGGGTGAGGCCGGAGTGCCCTTCGTTTCCATCTCCGGATCGGACTTCATGGAGATGTTCGTAGGCGTGGGGGCGAGCCGGGTTCGGGACCTCTTCGAACGAGCAAAAGAGCGGGCCCCCTGCATCATCTTTATCGACGAGGTGGACGCCATCGGGCGCACCCGGGGCGGGCACGGAGGCGCAGGCACCGGGGAGCGCGACAATACCCTGAATCAGTTGCTCGTCGAGATGGACGGGTTTGACTCCGACGAGGGAGTCGTCATCATGGCGGCCACCAATCGGCCCGACGTGCTGGACTCTGCCCTCCTGCGTCCGGGGCGCTTCGATCGGCAGATCTCCATCCATAAGCCTGATCGGCTCGAGCGGGCGGACATCTTTCGGGTACACGTCGACCCCCTGCGCCTGGACGAATCGGTCGATCCCGAGGCGCTGGCGCGTCAGACACCCGGCTTTGCCGGCGCCGAGATTGCGAATGTCTGCAACGAGGCGGCCCTTCTGGCGGCGCGGCAGGGCAGGAGCGCGATCCAGATGGAGGACTTTGGTCAGGCCCTCGACCGCGTCATTGCGGGGCTGGAGAGAAGCAACAAGCTGATTTCGCCGGAGGAACGACGCGTTATCGCCCATCACGAGTCGGGACACGCCATCGTCGGGTGGTTCCTCGAACACACCGATCCGGTCGTGAAGGTCTCCGTCGTGCCCCGGGGCATGTCTGCGCTCGGTCACGCGCAGCACCTCCCCAAAGAACGAGACCTCTATTCGAGAGGGGCACTCATGGACCGCATGACGATGGCCCTCGGAGGACGAGTGGCCGAAGAGCTTGTCTTCGGGCGGGCGACGACCGGAGCGAAAGATGACCTCGAACGAGTTACGAAGACGGCCTACGCCATGGTGGTGGACTACGGGATGAGCGACCGAATCGGCCTCCTCAGCTACAACCAGGCCGAACGCCGCGACGACGGTCCCCTGTTCGAGAAGCCCTACTCCGACGCCATGGCCGAGGCCATCGACGAGGAGGTAGCCAAAATTGTCGCGGAAGCGCGGACGCGGGCAGACGATCTTCTTCGAGAGAAGCGGTCGCTGCTCGACGAGATGGCCGAGCGACTCCTCCGGGAAGAGGTGCTCGGAACGGAGGCCCTCGTGTCCCTCTTGGGAGACCCGCCGCATGGAAAGTACGCACGGCTGGAAACGCACGACGAGACTTCTCGCGGACCCGCCTCTGCTCGTGGGCACGCCCCCCCGGATGAGGCGTCGCCACCGTCACAGGAATAAGATGGAAGTTCGTCTGAATCCGACGAAGTGTCGCGACGCATGGAAACCCCACCGAATGCCGTCCCGTAGAGCCCTTCTGCAGAGAAGAAAAGAAGACATCCGACACGCCACAGCAAAGAAGGCAAGCGCAGTTCTAGCTTGCCTTTTTCTTAGCTCTCGGCTTGCAGAAAAGATTGATCAACCGATACAGAGCAATGTATCGGGCTGTCGAGCGACTAAGTGTCTGCACTGGCGGCATGAGCCGGAAATACTGTTTTCATTTCTTCTTTGCCCCACGATGAGGACCCTAGCTGCAGGGCGGATGGTAGTTAGTAAGTGTGCGTACTCAGGAACAGCCGAGCACGCACCCGCGACGTCCTTCCGACATCGTCCCGACAAACGACCAATACCGACGTGCCGACGACTCAGCAGTTGATCCGAAAAGGGCGAAAGTCTGAAGAGGAAACGAGCGATGCTCCGGCGCTGGAAAGCAGCCCGCAGCGTCGTGGGGTGTGCACACGAGTGTACACCACCACCCCCAAGAAGCCGAACTCGGCGCTCCGAAAGGTGGCCCGTGTGCGGTTGACCAACGGCAACGAGGTCACCGCGTACATCCCGGGCGAGGGGCACAACCTGCAGGAACACTCCATCGTGCTCGTTCGCGGTGGACGTGTGAAGGACCTGCCGGGTGTGAAGTATCACATCGTGCGAGGAGCCCTCGACACGGCCGGCGTAGAAGAGCGTCGGCAGGGCCGCTCGAAGTACGGCACGAAGAAGCCGCGTGAGTAGAACGCCGCTCCACTGAACCCTGTTCTTGACGACAGCCAGCTTTCCCTATGTCACGAAACGAGGCCCCCGAGCAGCGCACCACACAGCCGGATCCTGTCTACCGGGACGACATGGTTTCCCGGTTCGTCAACGCCATCATGCGGGACGGAAAGAAAAGCCTCGCTCGGCGCATCGTGTACGACACGCTTGATGTGATCGAAGAGCGCGCCGAGGAAGAAGGGCTAGAGGTATTCAAGAAGGCTGTGAACAACGCCGCACCCTTAGTGGAGGTGCGAAGCCGTCGCGTGGGAGGCGCGACCTATCAGGTGCCCGCCGAGGTGCGCCCTGAACGGCGCATCACGCTGGCCTTCCGCTGGATCATTCAGTACGCCCGGGCCCGGAACGAGAAAAGCATGGTGAATCGCCTCGCGAGTGAGCTGGTTGATGCTGCTCGCGGCGAAGGCGGTGCCGTAAAGAAGAAGGACGATGTGCACCGCATGGCCGAGTCCAACAAGGCCTTCGCTCACTTCCAGTTCTAAATTTGCTGGATGGATCGGGCCGCCACCCGGTCTGCACTGAGCGTTCAAGTACGCAACTTTGAGCTTTATACCCATGGCTACGCAGACAAACGAGAGCTTCCCGCTGGAGAAGACCCGAAATATCGGCATCATGGCCCACATTGATGCCGGGAAGACCACCCTCACGGAACGCATCCTCTTTTACACCGGGCGTTTGCACCGGATGGGAGAGGTGCACGAGGGTGCGGCGACCATGGACTTTATGGAGCAGGAGAAGGAACGAGGCATTACAATTACCTCGGCGGCCACCACCTGCTACTGGGACGACCACCGGGTTAACATCATTGATACCCCGGGCCACGTCGACTTTACGGTTGAGGTGGAGCGTTCTCTCCGCGTGCTTGACGGAGCGATTGCTCTGTTCTGTGCCGTTGGCGGCGTGGAGCCGCAGTCAGAGACGGTTTGGCGCCAGGCCGAGAAGTATGACGTGCCGCGGATCGGGTTCGTGAACAAAATGGACCGAACGGGGGCGGATTTCGAAAATGTCCTCGAGATGATGGAGGATCGCCTCAGCGCCAACCCGGTGCCGGTACAGTACCCCATTGGGGCCGGCGATATGTTTCGAGGGGTCATCGACCTCATCGAAGGCAAGGCCATCATCTACGACGACGAGTCCCAGGGCATGCAGTGGGAGGTCGTTGAGATTCCGGACGACATGAAGTCGGAGGCCGAGCACTGGCGCATCAACCTCTTGGAGAGCGTCGCGGAGTACGACGACGAGCTGCTGATGAAGTACCTCAACGAGGATCAGGAGGTGGAGCCCGAAGAGCTGCACGCGGTGATCCGAAAGGCGACGCTCAACCGCGACATGACGCCGATGTTCTGCGGCTCTGCCCTCAAAAACACGGGCGTGCAGCGCGTGCTGG
This portion of the Salinibacter grassmerensis genome encodes:
- the rpsL gene encoding 30S ribosomal protein S12 — its product is MPTTQQLIRKGRKSEEETSDAPALESSPQRRGVCTRVYTTTPKKPNSALRKVARVRLTNGNEVTAYIPGEGHNLQEHSIVLVRGGRVKDLPGVKYHIVRGALDTAGVEERRQGRSKYGTKKPRE
- the ftsH gene encoding ATP-dependent zinc metalloprotease FtsH; its protein translation is MRSPYALWIGGAIVLALLVHFGIKWQQASAPVRIEYSTFLEHVESGHVERVEIVDGERIEGTYTAAAVQGDRVEARPPPSGPMGAVVDRSRRAFMVHKPAAHELTAFLRRHNEAAMEAGTAPVTFAATQETDWVGTLLLWGLPLGLIVGIWLFFMRQMATGGRREQLDGDAAALFEEADEGRVTFGDVAGLAGPKEEVAEIVEFLRRPQKFTRLGGALPTGVLLVGPPGTGKTLMAKAVAGEAGVPFVSISGSDFMEMFVGVGASRVRDLFERAKERAPCIIFIDEVDAIGRTRGGHGGAGTGERDNTLNQLLVEMDGFDSDEGVVIMAATNRPDVLDSALLRPGRFDRQISIHKPDRLERADIFRVHVDPLRLDESVDPEALARQTPGFAGAEIANVCNEAALLAARQGRSAIQMEDFGQALDRVIAGLERSNKLISPEERRVIAHHESGHAIVGWFLEHTDPVVKVSVVPRGMSALGHAQHLPKERDLYSRGALMDRMTMALGGRVAEELVFGRATTGAKDDLERVTKTAYAMVVDYGMSDRIGLLSYNQAERRDDGPLFEKPYSDAMAEAIDEEVAKIVAEARTRADDLLREKRSLLDEMAERLLREEVLGTEALVSLLGDPPHGKYARLETHDETSRGPASARGHAPPDEASPPSQE
- the rpsG gene encoding 30S ribosomal protein S7; translated protein: MSRNEAPEQRTTQPDPVYRDDMVSRFVNAIMRDGKKSLARRIVYDTLDVIEERAEEEGLEVFKKAVNNAAPLVEVRSRRVGGATYQVPAEVRPERRITLAFRWIIQYARARNEKSMVNRLASELVDAARGEGGAVKKKDDVHRMAESNKAFAHFQF